Within Balearica regulorum gibbericeps isolate bBalReg1 chromosome 10, bBalReg1.pri, whole genome shotgun sequence, the genomic segment CCTTTCCTAAAATGCACCCACATGATGTATACATGATGCAGAAAAGTGAAattatgaagaataaaattaacAGGTACCTGAATCAGAAGCTTACCCAAAGTAAAGAGAGTATTCATGCTTTTGCTAACTTGGTACCAACAGTACCAGCATTCACAGTTCATACGAGTAATTTGCAGACTAGCACTAAGTTGAGCTTGGCCCCAAGTGCATCTTTATGAAAATCCTGATTTACATGGTTCTAGAGCAACGCAGATCAAAAGAGAGTAATTTTCAGTTACATCTGCAAAACCTACATttatagcttaaaaaaacctgagtgCTTAATATGAACAGTATCAAATATCTAGAATATAAAACTGTTTGTCTAAACAActgatatttctatttttgacATGTGTACACTATGATTTATTTCCCTATATGTTCAGtttggaaaatacagattttccaTTATTCtcttgaaaacatatttaaagttTTGCTAGATAATTTGCTCTGTCAGCAACTATTGGTCTAGGAGTGAACCCAGTACAACTTCAGAAGGTCATTGTGACAGTTATTTCTCATAAATTTAATGGGTCCAAATTTCAGTGCAGCAGAAGCCCAGGTCTACCTAGAACTGCATACataaaatttcaattttcacCACAGGTTCAGTTAGGATTCTGAATTCCATGCAGGCCCAAAGTTCTAATAGGAAGTATGCTTAATTCATACCCTTctatttaaaattgaattttctaACAGCTAAAGGATTTCTCTGAATTACTTTCTTTTACAACTTGATTGCAAAACTTTGGGttcaaattcttttttgaaaatcagagtTGAGGCCTGAATCAGATTTGTAATTCAAACAGTTTTATAAATCTAAGTATGCACCTCACAATCGTAGCTCCCAGCAGAACATTTCAAGTGCTGAAAATTGAAACTTGGAAGTGTAGTTCTAGGAGACAGTTCAGGTAACCCAGAGGAGTTTTATCTTCTTAAATGAGCAAAGACCAAAGCTAATTGGCTTTTGTACCAACACCCTTTGCTGCTTGCTAAAAGACTTAAACTGGATTGAACTACACTACGATGAGGTGGGAggactgattttaaaaagaaaagaggcttGTAATAGAATCCCTCCCTTAATGACATACACAAGCCATAATCTGATATACTCTACTTACAGTCTCCACTACTAAAGCATACTCTATACTGCTGTGAGTTAAGCTTGAGGTTCTAGATGAGACAACAAGTGTTTATGAAGCATCTTTAAATCTTTACCAGTATTACAGGTCAAACTAActattttgctttaaacaaaaaccccaacgcTCCTCCAAACCATACTGCTAGCCAAAATTATTAGATCAACTGAAAAACTGATATATGCAGAGTGCCTTAATTTACTACCCCTGTCagctctccttctctttcttttcccctatAAACACCTAGTAGTTTTTCAAGCATGAAGGTCTACTGGCATTTTCCTTCTTGGTAAGCAAGTCTGCTCCCGTTTTCATGGGTGATGTCtatgcatttcattaaaaaaacaaaactccctTCCTCCCTCAAACCCCAATATGATCTGACATGTACCAAACAGTTATGATGGGAAGCAAAGACCGGAGAAGGTACTGCCAATTTCCTGAATTACATAACAGCTTCACAGTTCCATTAGTACTTTGaggtttcagggttttttaatcaACACATTAACTGCTCCAGTAATAAGAAATACTGAGATAAGttaaagcaattatttcaaaTCGGTGATCTTCAaaggaataataaaacaaaaacatttatccCTTGTAAAGGCTTTTTGAGATTGGTGGACAAGAGCATCTGTGCAAGAATAAGTAtcattaatttctcatttcaggGACTGGGAAACAAAGGTACAGGACTATTCTCATGACAGAGGACCTCAActgcaaagacagaaaggaacCTAAGCTCCTCATTTTCACTCCAATCCCTTTATATCACTCTATACTCGTAGACTAGAAAAGTTTGTAGggaaaagtcttatttttatcAGGCCAAACCaataaaagagggaaaaaaaacaggtaaGCTGATGAAGGTTTGAAatctttctcattctttctaaATACAACGTGTCTGACGAAAGTGAATTGCAAATATGACTTCTTCCTGTAAATGGTGCCACTGTTAAACCATCACAGCTATATTACTGATTGCCTCCACAAAACATCATCAGTTTGACTGCCAGACACTTATCACTAAATGGATTGGAACTGCTGATAAAtaagccaaggctgcccttaCCAATAGAAACACCGCAGTGCGACCCACAGAGATTGATGTTACTCTCGGAGATGGCAGCCATACGGATCTGGTCAAACGCCCGTGTGAAGAAGGTAGCAAAGGTGCTGGCAAAAGCAACAGTTCTGTCACGAGTGGCACAACCAACTGCAATGCTCACCTGAAAAGAGGGAGATTGTACAGGATAGTGAATACCTCATTTATTGACTGTTTCCAAGAGATCATCTGTGGGACTTCCTACTGTAAAACTTCAGCAAGAAGCTCTCAATGCAGACTAAAAATCTCTATCCAGTCCTGCTCCTAATTGTTGGACtttccaaaaaagaaaggaggcaaCTCACTCTCCCAGTATCTATCCTCCAGCATCTCCTCTGCCCCTTGTGCCAGCTGTTATTGTTGATCCTTACTGGcagcttcttttcttcatctacTCCAAGCTGCCATTCAGAGTTTTAAGACTTATTCTgaccctccctccccctttcttttcctggatcAAAGGCTTACACTTTCAATTCAAAGGACAGGGTTTTACTATCTCCAGCAGACAAAAATTATCATTACTAAGTGGAATGGCTTTTACCCATGTTATTTGCACTCATGTTTACTAAAAAGGCCCTTCTTTAGCAAGATGGAAATTAGAACAAGGTCCTTACATTGTTTATTGCTACAATTACcccatacatttattttacacagaaatTGGTCTGCTCTTCACAGCAAATTTTTCCTAAGCTGATGTAAATCCAAAATGCCTGACTAAAGCTCATGAAACTGCCCTAGTATAAAATTTGCAAGAGACAGTCCATGAGTTCTTTGGTTATAAATCATTAACGACAACAACAATTTTTTGCCTGAATTTGtgtctttaatttcatttgcttcagTGAACCCATACAGGTAGCAACTGAAGACTCAAACAGATGAGttatcaaattatttcagtcctTTCTGTACAAATGTCATCAGGCTAAATTTATTAGCTGTTTTTCTGTCCTCATCCTTATAGCCCAGTCTAGCATAGAACCCATTGTCATGTTGTGACATTCCATttcctgtgaaggaaaaaaacccaaaccctaaagTCTTTTTAGAGTTAAATCTCTACAAATCACAGTGTGGAAAGTATTGCTGTTGTTTACATGTTGCCATCTCCTTGTGTTCTGCTGAAATGCAGACAATATGAtcacaaaagttaaaaaaaaaaaaaaaaaaagagggggattTTGGAAAGAATAATTAGAAGCACTCCTGTTGTATTACATTTATAAGCTTTTGCCATAGCCTAGTTTTTCCCTAAGAAGTGAGCAAgtcaaattaaatattcatgaatacagatgtgaaaagcaaatattaaaaccCCACTCTCTGAAGACTTAGCCTGAATGGTCTCAGATCCTGTTGTGTAATACCAGTATTTCATGAAACCAAGAGACCAGTTACCATGTTCTGTTCAGCAATGTAGCATTCGATGTAGCGACTGGGATGTTCTTTCTTAAAAAGCTCTGAGAAGGTGGAGTTCTTTGTGTCTCCATCCAAAGCAATCACTCGATCATTAGCATGGCCCAGTTTTGCAAGTGCAACACCGTAAGCTTTGCGGGTAGCCcactaggaaaagaaagatacagTAGTACTgttataattttctgtttctagaagctttttttttttcattttctcgTTTTTCCACAAGTGCATGcacatacaattaaaaaaaatagaacgCAATCAAAAACGTTTTACATGTTAGCAATATCAAAAGTACATATGAGAACAGCAACACACAGAAgagtaaacaaaaaagaaaaatacagcaaaacatCAGGACACACATCTGTGCTGAAATCAGCAAATTCCTACCAATCCCCCTAGGAAATTTTGAAAACCTTGGTTTTCAAATCAGTGAATCATGGAAATTCACTGAACCTtgtggattttaattttaaatacacataaaatagtttggataatttataacaacaacaaaatgaagaagAGTGACTTCAGTCTTTATTAAGActatatatatttgaatatatcCTTTCAATACCCAGTAAGTTAAATTTCTGTGCGTCATACCACAGAGGTAAGCGTTTACAAGGATACTCAAAATAGGAGAGAAGAGGTGGGTAGTTGAAATCTTGGCAAGGGATACCACAAAACCTCCTGCCACCCATTAAACAGTCTCACACTTCAAAGCTATCTGACAAATTGACAAacagtgaaaaaggaaaggagtaCCTTCTCTCCCACTTTGTAAGTTGGTGGAGATGgcattttaatgtttctaaTATTTACTACAGGTGCATCTTCTTCTGGGAGGGCTGgagaaagctttttcttattttggattttatcATCTATTTCCTGAATGACTTGTTCAGCCATGTTTTTTGGAAGGGGCTTTCCATGCCAGCTTTCCTTATCTTCAACACCTgtgtattaaaaattacattacaaaTAAGAAAACTACAAAAACTATTTAAGTTTTTAGCTTCAAATTTTACCTAAATAAAAGTGCAGTGGAGTATGACAGTGTAGTATAGTCTTCCAAGGAAGCATTTCCTCATTATTCCCGCTGTGAACAATTACAATAGTATTCAATTGCATTAATACAGGTATGTTTAAATACATAAGACAAATAGTCAAATTCCATATGTTCCAAATCAGTCATGCAATTCCAGTGTCTTCtactgaaattgtttttaaattggcACCTAAAAGACCCGGTCCATAAGCATGGCAAGAAGTAAAGAGTAAATCAGTGTGAAATGTTAACAGGAAATTTCAATAGCTAGGTCTAAATAAACACACTCAGGTTAAGTTTCAAACAACAGTTAGCCAAGCTGTCTAATTCAAACAAGACCTAAGTTTTACAGCTTTAGGTTAACAGCTTCTGATGACTCTTATCTTTGTGCACTCGTCACTAACAGCAAAATTACCTCTCTGGCTGATTATGCTGCTTTTCACTAAGTCACTAAGAATTATGAATTTTGCTTGCTTACTCAAGGCAAAGGAATGAAGATCTTCACTCCTGTTACTATTTATCTGGTCAGAAAGACAAATTCATAAAATGCTGCTAAAATCTGTAGCTGAACAGAATCATGGCAACCCCAACACACCGAACATGCATTTACTCCATTCTACAGATACAATGCTCAGTAGCTAGCACGTATCTCACTTGCAAGaaccaaaacaattttcttaGCACTAAAGCTATTTAGAAGCATGAAGAGTTTGAAAGACTTTCTGCATGCTGTTGCTCAAATGTGTAGGTACACATATGTCCCCTAGACAATGACATTTAGGTAAGTTTCACACCAcgtgaaaacaagaaaaggatCTTAGAGGCACCATGAACTCCAAAATTCAAACAGCTGCTAAcctatgaaataatttctatggACTACTGTATCCTGTATCTCAATGAATTACACATCAGATCATATGAAATAACCTGTAGTATGATGAGGTAGCTTATGTATCACCTCTCACGCAGCTTTGTCTAAACTGTAAATGCAGAATCCCTCCTcattttctatgtatttataCTGCCTGGCTGGTAACAAGCAGACCCAGTTATCTGCAACATATGGAGGAGAGAGCTACTATGACAAAGTTACTCCCTCCTCTGTCTCAGAGTAGTCTCTGTGAGCCTAGGGATCAAGAGCAAGGCAAGAAGATTGCCCTCTTTCGCTAGGGCAATTTTCAAGACCAAGTCATATGGTCCAATGTTCCCCTCTGCCCCGGCCATCTTCCAGActagaaaagactttttaaagagTAACAACTCAAGCACAGCTGACAGCAGAGGAAATCCCACTCTGCAACTGCGGATCTGTAAAAGCTCAGTCAATATGGAAGCACATCTGGCTGGATAAAGTGAAGAACTGAGAGCCACATCTTTGCCTGCTTCCAATGATGCATCAATCTAATGTCCTCCATAAGAAAAggcaacaaaggaaaaaaaaaaaaggtgaaattctGAGTTTTCAGATTGTATGGTAGTATCATCAATCAAAAAGCTGATAGGATACCAACCTTTTTCTAATGCATGGAATGttaaacttctgtatttttcgATTGCACCTTTACTGCAGCACTATGTACATATTattatatacacatgtatatacaAAGCAATAGAAGTTTTATTACCTGATATGCCTTTGCCTTTAAAAGTCTTTGCAATGATAGCCGTTGGCTGATGTTTGGCCTGGCCAAAGGCTTTGCAGAGTTCCTCCACACTGTGTCCATCAACGATGATAGCATGCCAGCTAAGAACACAAACAGATCAACTGTTTCTAAAGGGTTTTAGCATGTGACACTGTCTGGCAGTTAGCAATAACAATAATGAATACTAACTTCATTCCAATGCagtgtctttttaaaagacCCTAAGTATGCCAGAAACATGAACTAGCATTTGAGATTATAAAACACCATAGTCCCTTTTTTATAATGCAAAATGAGTCACAGAGGGATTAACAGCTACTAGCAAAATTAACAGCCCACAGATAATTCTTGCTGTACAAATAAAGATGACCAACATCAGGCATTATGAAAGACCATCTTTCTCGGTGATGGTACCCTTTAGAGCCGAAAGCTCatttgaaaaattctgaaaagcaaataaaacatacaGTTTCAAATGGGAGACTATACTGAAGTTCTTTCCAATCACATACCCAAAGGCTTCACAGCGTTTCTGGTAAATTTCAACATGATGCTGCAGAGGCGCAGGGTCACTTTGTCCAAGACGGTTAACATCAAATATAGCAACCAGGTTATCAAGCTTGTAAAACCCAGCAAAGGCCATTGCCTCCCAAACAGAGCCTTCAGATAACTCTCCATCTCCAAGCAGACAATACACTCGATAGCtagaagaataaattaaaaaaaattaagtttcatGTGTAAGCACAattaaatcaaaagcaaaaccccTCCAACAATTCATAGTGAGAATTCACTGCTTTTTCTATCCTAAACTCAACCCCTATTGCTCAATGCATTCACCTCAGATAACCTTATGCAACCTTagacaaattaaatgaaaatacttttgagctgttacacatgaaaaaaaaaaagatttagaaataCTGTAcccctttttaaatttttgtctgaaaaaaaaatgaggtctTAAGCCTCCTATTGCAAGGCTTGAATGAACAGGCCCATTAAACACTGTCACTGTGACTCAGCAAGATCACTAACAATGCACGAAAGGTTACTGTCTGCTTCCTCATTCCTACCATATACTCCCTGGAAGGATGaccaataatttaatttcaggaaaCTACAAATTGAGGATGAACTCAACTACAGATTCAAGCATGTTGCATAACCAAATTcagatttcaggaaaaagatAACCAGCATGATATGACTTTGTAGACTAGTTCTCCAAACactgaagctttttatttagGTAAAACTCAGCAAGAGTACTGCCTGACCTCTGCGGGATTCAgacactgtatttttcttttattaccgGTCAGGTTTTTTTGGATGACAGAGctttataaatgtttaatatctactaaaattaaaaaaagaatagtaaaTTAGCCTtcaaatatgtaattttaaaacaaaataatcaagaTGGCtgttagtaattttttttactagacATTAAACTATAACAGACTTTTGATCTGAATCCCACCACCCTTCAGCTAAATCTGAACTCCTTCCACACAAGCTGCTCCCCAGTACTGCATGTGAgaccactttttttcttctgtcatgtaAGCACTGGTTAGATTTTTTCCACACATAGCATCTGTTAAACTCAATTAAAATCAGCAAGTcatctttcacagaaatgatTTCAAGCTAGTGAAGTGTAGCACACATTAACTGGGCAGCCTATGCTCGAATGTACTAGAACTGTCACATAAAATATATCAACTACATCAGGCTATTTTCCTCCTTGTACAGCTTTGCCTTTAGACATCTACTTTTCTTGTCCACAGAACAAATGGCAGAAGCAGTCATTTTTGTCTCTATGGAGTTGAGTGCCTTTCTGATAACATTTTGAAGCCCTACTTTATGATTCAATGGTGCTAATATTGACCATAACAGTTCCTTATCTAGATACGTGTTCTCCATTATTTGTCATCTGACTTTGAACAGACGCATCTCTAGTTTGCATCTTCCTGCTAAGGGGGCACATACAGTCTCAAAATAGCTATCAATTACTCTCTGGAAGTTGGAGGCTGCTCCAACAACTTACTGTCTTCTCTGTTCAGGAACATCACCTTGCAATGCTATCAGGTTACAAAAGGAACACACATATGCACTAATTCTTGCTAATCTTTAAACTCTTCATAGTTTCACTGGCAATGGCTTTGTAATTATCAGGCTAGTAATCTACCATCTAAAATCTGAACTTAAAATTAGATTTGGCAATGGAGAATAGAATAAaggaggtttctttttttcctgatttagataagaatataatttcttttcacaaaatattccCATTGAATGCCTATAATCATGAAATATGAAGACAGAATTACCTGGCTCTGTCAAAGAATTTGCCAGTGTATGCCATTCCACATGCAGCACCAAGACCCTGACCAAGGGATCCAGTAGCCACATCAGTGAATGCTTGTTTCTGAGAATAAAAAGACAacaattattttacagttgAGAAAAAGAGGAACTAAATTCCAATGCTAGGAGATCATTCAACATACATCATAATTCAGCTTCTCAGCCATAACAATAGAGTGCAAGCCCCTTCAAATCTTGCCCTGttccccttctttccctgcCATGCATGTACCTTGATGATCAGTGTCACAAGCCAACTAGGCTCTCTGAGAGGGAACGGTACTTGTGGCCCAGGAATTTCTCAGCTGTGCCTTGGATGGCAACAGTTAAGAATGGATGCTTCTGTGTAAAATAGAATCAATTGAAACAACTGGCTGGGAATGCAAAGACCAATGAAGTGACCAAACTGGATATAAACTCTTGAAATACCTCAAAGCTTCTTAAAGCATAAGAAAAGTCATGCTGCAGCTTTACCTAAATctctttaaaatggaaaatattgacCTACAGGACTGTAGGTAACTTTACTACAACAATAAAGGtcatttttgcatgtttattcAAACGCAGACACTGATTCAGTTGTGAAGACATAAATATCATCATCCGTCTTATAAGTCTTTATCTTTCCTGTACTGTAGCTGGCAACCAAGAATTGCTGCAAAATACATGTGCttcttgttttacagaaaacacCGTCTTATATCAAAGGTTGTGAGCACTCACTGGTACTGGGTGTCCTTCTAAGACAGAATCAATTTTCCTCAAGTTCAGTAATTCTGTTTCTTGTAGAAAGCCAGCCTCTGCCcaaacagaatataaaattgGTGCCGCATGACCCTAGAAAGAAATGTAAGTTTTAAGCAAAGCACAAGTTTCACAATATCCTGGTATCAAAGTAAAATTCTACAAAGTTGATAAACCCTGGAATCACGTTCTTATATCCACTAAATAGGGATCAACTTGTAAAACACTTTTACAACACAACATTCACGCTGATCCTTGCTTCCAAGTCCCCCACGGCCCTGCTTCGAGCACCCCAGATAGCTGACTACAGATAAGACAGAAAGAATGCAGCACTCTTAAGGGATTTAGGATGCCCTCAAGAAAATCAACGCTGAAGAGTAAGAAGGTGTTTCTCAGCCATGCAGGTCCAATTCCAAAAAGTAGTTTTGGTACCCATACAAAAACCCCCTTGATTCAATTTGCTTAGGTACCAGTTTCAAGAACAGAGTACTGTTCACTAAAGCAGTAGGCAGATGGATGAGCACGTGTTATCCCATTAGAACTTCTTCAATACACATGCATTCAAGGTAAGATGCAGTGAGTGACAACAAGCAAAATTTTAAGCTTTATACCTTCAGATCCCCATGGTCAAGTCCAACTGGACAACTGCAAAGTAGCAGTCATCTTCCACCCATGGAGTCATTAGGAGTCAAAAAAACATGCAGAGGTTTGAAGCTCTTTAGCAACTCTGAGCAGAAGCCCTGATTAATTACAGAGAGGTAAAGCAAACATGAAGAAGCAACTCTCTCTTATTGCTTTACCATCTCAGCATTACCTACTTGCTCCACATCCAATTACTTATTTCGGAATGGCAATCGCAAGTGGCAACAGTTATATCCAATGCAAGGATATATACCATCAGCTATGCAGTGCTATTGTAAACTACTGTGTGAAGAACTCTGACTCAAAGATGGAACCTGCCTCTCACTGGAGTACttcatctgccatttttttacatcattaTGTTTTCTGAAGGCCCCTCAACTGCCTTTATGTCATATAATTGAAAGGTCCCTGTGATTTGCAAAGACACAATGCAAGAGGCGATAGAAACACTAATGGCCAGTCCAGATTGtggttttatgtattttcagaacCACAGTGGCTTCAGAAGTATTAATGACTTTAATATCATACTGGCACAGTAGGAATGCAAAATTCCCACTAGCCTACTGTAACTATTTCATATAATGCTCCCTGAAAAGCTGACATTAATTAGTGCACATTGTGACGTGACTGCAGGCATAACAGTATGGCTGCATTTAACAAGTAGAGCACAAAAGCTAACTGCAACTCACTCATTAGAAAATTGGTTatgccaaaataaaacagaagttaaTATTTCGTGATAGATTTTTTATAGACAATGtaataacatttattatttaatattagaACAAGTTAACATAGTGAAATTAAGACGTATAAAGACACATTATACAgacactttttaattattttgaattatgtAACAATTTAACTAAACTAGCTTTTATCTGTCTTTCTGAAGCAGACAGTTTCCAAGCTCTCAAATATTTCCAATAGACTTCTGTGTAGATGCAAGCATAAGCAAGTGTAAGTCAAGGAAGACAAGTCAATTTAATGTACAGACAAACAGCTCTTTACTAGCAGACTGCAACAGTATAGCATAACAGTTATGATTTTACCTTTGAAAGAACAAACCGGTCGTTGCTGGCATTTCTGGGATCTTGCACTTTGTACCTCATGGTATGGAAAAACAGCACAGACATAATCTCTGCTGCACTGCAACATGACGTAGGGTGGCTACAAGTCAAAACAGACCCAAGATTACCACTTCTCATTATTGTTTGCTCAGGACCGtatctttaaaatatcactttaCCAGTCCCCTACTCCTCAGCATTAAAATAGAGAGTCCTAAGTGTTTTTGATAACTGATAACCCATGCCATCTACCATTATGCCAATTAGTTGTACTTTGAGACAAAGGGAGCCTTCTTATCTAGTTAAAGTGGATGTTAAATGACAGTCCCTGGTGACAGCTGAAAGACATATCTTTTAGAGTTCTCTGTTCTTCTTCAGGCCAAGGAACACCATTCTAATTGATGACTGTGAAGCACAGGAAGCACTATGACCCTGTGCCTGAAATCATATTCTACTGATTTATCTGATGGCAGAAATTCACATGGATGCAGAGAAGAGAACGACAGCTTTTCACAGTACTTTAGCCAGTCACTGAGTGAAGGAATTAAAAGACTTGTTAAGGCCCCGTTGTACAGGCAGGGATTGCTAACACAAGATTAACTTTTGCAGAAAGTTCTGGAACATTTAGAAATTTATAACACAagtatcactttaaaaaatatttattttactgttagaGCTGATAGAACTAGAATTCTGATTTCTAAAGCGGACATTAAATAATACAATGCTTCCATTTCAACTTACTTCTACTGAAACTGGACACAGAAATTTACTGCCTCCAGTAAACATCCAGATACACATTGTAAAACACTAACTTGCTTAATATTTGATTAAGAGAGGAACCAAAATTTTCTACATTTACATCTTTATCAGTTTGAAATATTGGACTAGTTGGTATATCAAATGTTTGTAAGTATCTGGGATAGTCTGTCCCACTGAACTATCTGGGACAACTTTTGCAACAATTTTCAACAGTAGCACAAATTAATACTTCAACAGTAAGTTGCCttagaaatacacagaaatatacatttcagaagcagctaCGCCATATACTATAGTTACCAACAAACAAATACCAAGTTACATGAAAGGGTTATTTCCAAGTGGCAAATATTGAATTATTTCAATACAAGGTATATATTTCACTTGAAGTGTAATAGAAGGGCACATGATTACATTTATTTACCTAcattactgtaatttaaataaCGATCATTGTAATTCTTATGCACCTTAAAGGAAAGACAACTGACCACCTGAATGTATCACCCTTGGCTTTTCACTTGCAGTAATGCTTAAAAGGGGTAAGAAGGCTCTTTAAAAACCTTTATTGAGTGCAGAAAGtagcatttttcagatttttctggtgTAAACAGGATAATTCTTGACATCAGTGGTTGCTACTGAAGTACGGGAAATTGAATGATGAACAATAAGGTTATGGCTGCAGAAATCCACACCAGCTTTGAAAATAACCTGCAGTCTCACCTCAGTTTCTCTTCTACCAAtgtttggttttcatctttAACACAACACCCCTAAAATATTTGACTGTACTTGTAAAACATGACAATTTTACTATGAAAGTGTCACATTTCACTTTACTTCCCGCATGTACATTTACCAT encodes:
- the TKT gene encoding transketolase isoform X2, whose protein sequence is MSVLFFHTMRYKVQDPRNASNDRFVLSKGHAAPILYSVWAEAGFLQETELLNLRKIDSVLEGHPVPKQAFTDVATGSLGQGLGAACGMAYTGKFFDRASYRVYCLLGDGELSEGSVWEAMAFAGFYKLDNLVAIFDVNRLGQSDPAPLQHHVEIYQKRCEAFGWHAIIVDGHSVEELCKAFGQAKHQPTAIIAKTFKGKGISGVEDKESWHGKPLPKNMAEQVIQEIDDKIQNKKKLSPALPEEDAPVVNIRNIKMPSPPTYKVGEKWATRKAYGVALAKLGHANDRVIALDGDTKNSTFSELFKKEHPSRYIECYIAEQNMVSIAVGCATRDRTVAFASTFATFFTRAFDQIRMAAISESNINLCGSHCGVSIGEDGPSQMGLEDLCMFRAVPNATVFYPSDAVATEKAVEIAANTKGICFIRTSRPENPVIYNNNEDFHIGQAKVVLKSKDDQVTVIGAGVTLHEALAAAELLRKDKIFIRVIDPFTIKPLDKKTILENARATKGRIITVEDHYHEGGIGEAVSAAVVGEPGITVSRLAVSQVPRSGKSAELLKMFGIDKDAIAQAVKSAVSKSRNAE
- the TKT gene encoding transketolase isoform X1: MEDYHKPDQQTLQALKDTANRLRISSIKATTAAGSGHPTSCCSAAEIMSVLFFHTMRYKVQDPRNASNDRFVLSKGHAAPILYSVWAEAGFLQETELLNLRKIDSVLEGHPVPKQAFTDVATGSLGQGLGAACGMAYTGKFFDRASYRVYCLLGDGELSEGSVWEAMAFAGFYKLDNLVAIFDVNRLGQSDPAPLQHHVEIYQKRCEAFGWHAIIVDGHSVEELCKAFGQAKHQPTAIIAKTFKGKGISGVEDKESWHGKPLPKNMAEQVIQEIDDKIQNKKKLSPALPEEDAPVVNIRNIKMPSPPTYKVGEKWATRKAYGVALAKLGHANDRVIALDGDTKNSTFSELFKKEHPSRYIECYIAEQNMVSIAVGCATRDRTVAFASTFATFFTRAFDQIRMAAISESNINLCGSHCGVSIGEDGPSQMGLEDLCMFRAVPNATVFYPSDAVATEKAVEIAANTKGICFIRTSRPENPVIYNNNEDFHIGQAKVVLKSKDDQVTVIGAGVTLHEALAAAELLRKDKIFIRVIDPFTIKPLDKKTILENARATKGRIITVEDHYHEGGIGEAVSAAVVGEPGITVSRLAVSQVPRSGKSAELLKMFGIDKDAIAQAVKSAVSKSRNAE